The Brienomyrus brachyistius isolate T26 unplaced genomic scaffold, BBRACH_0.4 scaffold45, whole genome shotgun sequence genome has a window encoding:
- the LOC125723102 gene encoding NACHT, LRR and PYD domains-containing protein 12-like, producing the protein MDGSASEMRPPVGCNRKSAESVPMKRTDSPVPSCVSMKSDWSMGKPLNFREGPFPTDQRDQMEDCSSDLHDKSGLSSILKSLEVKAMKFLKEELKTFVRHLDQNYPECSEPQLEEDNDLDCDGQMQKTSVREVALKITVYILRIMKHNDLADLLDKRQLMLQHQQEMKCKLKKQFECVFEGKAKEGQPTLLSEIYTELYITEGGTGTVNDEHEVRQIETASKKRRTEDTTVKCNDIFKPLCGHETPIRTVLTKGVAGIGKTVSVQKFILDWAEGKANQDVHFIFALPFRDLNLIKGEYSLIELLCHFVPGLKSLESTELFMYKILFIFDGLDECRLPLDFQNNESWFDVTKKTSLDVLLTNLIKGNLLPSALLWITSRPAAANQIPPECVHQVTEIRGFSDAQKEEYFRRRFRDQSVASRIITHVKSSRSLFIMCHIPVFCWISATVLKRFFSETDRGEIPRTLTEMYTHFLIFQTSLTNDKYMKKQETKLKEYSKEFLLKLGKLAFDNLEKGNLIFYEQDLTGNGIDVTETSVYSGVCTEVFKEEYGLYQEKVYCFVHLSIQEYLAALYVFLSNTSADLLKTAVDQALESKNGHLDLYLRFLLGLSTDSSKTLLQRLLGPTRISSHTIMETVQYIKEKIQENLSPERTINLFHCLTELGDNSLVEEVQRYLNSGNISVDDLSPAQYSALAFVMLMSDEQLDVFDLKKYIRSDKQHCRLLPVVKNSRTALLNSCDLIDKHFEVLSSALRSNSSPLRELDLSDNNLKDSGVKLLSAALGDLHCKLKILRLSGCRVTEEGCSSLASALKLNPSHLRELDLSYNHPGHSGVKLLSAVLEDLSCKLEKLQVGLCELTEKCCEALASALRSNSSPLRELDLSDNDLQDSGVKLLSAGLGDLHCKLEILRLSGCRVTEEGCSSLASALRSNPSHLRELDLSYNHPGDSGVKLLSAVLEDPSCKLEKLHVDYGGECRTRPGLQKYSCQLTLDPNTANRRLSLSGGNRKVTEGRHPKHNCHDQLRGEW; encoded by the exons agaccaaatggaagattgcagttcagatctacatgataaatcgggtttatcatccatattgaag tcgctagaggtaaaagccatgaagttcctaaaggaggaactgaagacgtttgtgaggcacctagatcagaattacccagaatgctctgagcctcagctggaggaggacaatgacctggactgtgatggtcagatgcagaagaccagtgttagagaggtagctctgaagatcacagtgtacatcctgaggatcaTGAAACATAATGATCTTGCTGACCTGCTGGACAAGA gacagctcatgctgcaacatcaacaggaaatgaaatgtaaacttaagaagcaatttgagtgtgtatttgaagggaaagctaaggaaggacagccaacacttctcagtgagatttacacagaactctacataactgaaggtgggactggaacagtcaatgatgaacatgaagtgagacagattgaaacagcatccaagaaaaggcgaacagaagatactacagtcaagtgcaatgatatatttaaacccttatgtgggcaTGAGACAccaatcagaactgtactcactaaaggggtggcaggtatcgggaaaacagtctctgtgcagaaatttattctcgactgggcagaaggaaaagcaaaccaggatgttcacttcatatttgctcttcctttccgggacctgaatttgattaagggtgaatacagtctcaTTGAACTGCTTTGCCACTTTGTCCCAGGACTGAAATCTcttgaatccactgagctgtttatgTACAaaatcttgttcatctttgatggtctggatgagtgtcgccttcctctcgattttcagaacaatgagagctggtttgatgtaacaaagaaaacgtcactggatgtgctgttgactaacctcattaaggggaatctgctcccatccgctctcctctggataacctcccggccagcagcagccaatcagatacctcctgagtgtgtccaccaggtgacagagatacgagggttcagtgatgcccagaaggaggagtatttcaggaggagatttAGGGATCAGAgcgtggccagcaggattatcacacatgtgaaatcatcaaggagcctcttcatcatgtgccacatacctgtgttctgctggatttcagccactgtgcttaagaggttttttagtgagactgacaggggagaaattccaaggactctgactgaaatgtacacacacttcctgatctttcagacaagtttaacaaatgacaagtatatgaaaaaacaAGAAACTAAGCTTAaagaatacagcaaggaattccttttaaaacttggtaaacttgcttttgacaaccttgagaaaggcaatctcatattttatgagcaagatctgacagggaatggcattgatgtcactgaaacttcagtttactctggagtgtgcacagaagtctttaaagaggagtatgggttgtaccaggagaaggtgtactgctttgtgcatctgagcatccaggagtatctcgctgctttatatgtgtttctgtcaaacacatcagctgacctgctgaagactgcagtggatcaggcattagagagcaagaatggacacttggacctctacctccgcttcctcctgggcctctcaacagactccagtaagactctgttacaaaggctactggggccGACAAGAATCAGCTCACATACCATTATGGAAACAGTccaatacatcaaggagaaaatacaggagaatttatctccagaaaggaccatcaacctgttccactgtctgactgagctgggtgacaattctctagtagaggaagtacaaagatacctgaattcaggaaacatttcagtagatgacctctcacctgcacagtactcagctctggcctttgtgatgctgatgtcagatgagcagctggatgtgtttgatctgaagaaatacatcagatcagataaacagcactgcaggctgctgcctgtggtcaagaactccaggacggctct gctgaacagctgcgatctcatagataaacactttgaagtgctgtcttcagctctaagatcaaactcttcccccctgagagagctggacctgagtgacaataacctgaaggattcaggagtgaagctgctctctgctgcactgggggatttacactgtaaactgaagatattgag gttgtcaggctgtagagtcacagaagaaggctgttcttccctggcttcagctctgaagttaaacccctcacacctgagagaactggatctgagctacaatcacccaggacactcaggagtgaagctgctctctgctgtactggaggatctcagctgtaaactggagaagctgca ggtgggcttgtgtgaactcacagagaaatgctgtgaggcactggcttcagctctcagatcaaactcctcacccctgagagagctggacctgagtgacaatgacctgcaggactcaggagtgaagctgctttctgctggactgggggacttacactgtaaactggagatactgag actgtcaggctgtagagtcacagaagaaggctgttcttccctggcttcagctctgagatcaaacccctcacacctgagagagctggacctgagctacaatcacccaggagactcaggagtgaagctgctctctgctgtactggaggatcccagctgtaaactggagaagctgca tgtggattacggtggagagtgcaggaccagaccaggcttacagaaat